The Patescibacteria group bacterium genome window below encodes:
- a CDS encoding EamA family transporter has protein sequence MSYLALVAAQLLYSASDLWKKMIFSAQGFNLATLARPAFIATLVLAMIGFLVQLYAISKLDLSRMAVTIGMMAVIFSTAAGILVLKESFNVWNGLGIVAALLAIFLVHVK, from the coding sequence ATGTCCTACCTTGCTCTCGTCGCGGCCCAACTTTTATACTCCGCCTCGGATCTCTGGAAGAAAATGATCTTCTCGGCCCAAGGTTTCAACTTGGCGACTCTCGCCCGCCCGGCCTTCATCGCCACGCTCGTGTTGGCGATGATCGGCTTCCTGGTCCAGCTCTACGCCATCTCCAAACTCGACCTCTCGCGCATGGCGGTGACGATCGGCATGATGGCCGTGATCTTTTCGACGGCCGCCGGCATCCTGGTCCTCAAAGAATCATTCAACGTCTGGAACGGGCTCGGCATCGTCGCGGCGCTTTTGGCGATCTTCCTCGTCCATGTGAAATGA
- a CDS encoding histidine phosphatase family protein — MAWPKLLVLVRHAESKSNVLSANERASFETAPHTYPLTERGRQQAAVTAAYLQRRFGRFDTRYTSYYGRAKETMEILCPGEKYCEDPRLAEAQRGIWHAMTRDEIRERFPEEIRRRDREGFYHHRPIGGENWPDVELRIRSFLDTLTRDHAGARVLLVVHSHWLVLCQRLIHGYSIEECVRRYREQLVENASVTAYAGHDPWLFGRPSLELTLDAVVPWKDLLP, encoded by the coding sequence ATGGCTTGGCCAAAACTGCTGGTGCTGGTGCGCCACGCCGAATCTAAGAGCAATGTTCTTTCCGCCAATGAGCGCGCGTCTTTCGAAACGGCCCCGCACACCTATCCGCTCACAGAGCGCGGGCGGCAACAGGCCGCGGTGACTGCCGCGTATCTGCAGCGGCGTTTCGGCCGCTTCGACACCCGGTACACTTCGTACTACGGCCGCGCCAAAGAGACCATGGAGATCCTCTGTCCGGGCGAAAAGTATTGCGAGGATCCGCGGCTGGCCGAAGCTCAGCGCGGCATTTGGCACGCCATGACCCGCGACGAGATCCGCGAGCGTTTTCCGGAGGAGATCCGGCGCCGCGACCGCGAGGGGTTTTACCACCATCGTCCGATCGGAGGCGAGAACTGGCCGGACGTCGAATTGCGCATCCGCAGCTTTCTCGACACGCTGACCCGCGATCATGCCGGCGCCCGGGTGCTGCTCGTCGTCCACAGCCACTGGCTCGTGCTGTGCCAGCGGCTCATCCACGGCTACTCCATCGAAGAGTGCGTGCGCCGTTATCGCGAACAGCTGGTGGAGAACGCCTCTGTCACGGCTTACGCAGGCCATGATCCTTGGTTGTTCGGCCGTCCGAGCCTGGAACTCACGCTCGACGCCGTCGTCCCTTGGAAAGATCTGCTACCCTGA